From the genome of Deltaproteobacteria bacterium, one region includes:
- a CDS encoding KH domain-containing protein — MLKGLVEFMAKSLVDNPDSVTVSEIEGEQTSVIELRVAKDDLGKVIGKQGRTARAMRTILGAASTKSKKRAVLEILE; from the coding sequence ATGCTCAAGGGACTGGTCGAATTCATGGCGAAATCGTTGGTAGACAATCCGGATTCGGTCACTGTGTCCGAGATCGAAGGCGAGCAGACGTCGGTCATAGAACTCAGGGTAGCCAAGGATGATTTGGGCAAGGTCATCGGCAAGCAGGGTCGCACGGCCCGGGCCATGAGAACGATTCTCGGGGCGGCCTCGACCAAGTCAAAGAAGCGGGCCGTGCTGGAAATTCTGGAATAG
- the trmD gene encoding tRNA (guanosine(37)-N1)-methyltransferase TrmD, giving the protein MRFNILTIFPEFFSSVLSCGLLSRAVDSGLVDFQVLDLREFSQDKHRNTDDRVYGGGPGMVMMADPPLCALKSLGRETRTLLLTPRGRVFDQNMARDLAGEREITIVCGRYEGIDARLEELWDLELVSLGQFVLNGGESAAMCLVEAVSRLLPGFMHHAESAVEESFSDGLLEYPHYTRPELYEGLQVPEVLRSGHHGRIAAWRREQSLRTTLRLRPGLLAEARLTEADMAFLREEPRLRVGRNLHLALIHHPVLNRRGEVVTTSLTNLDVHDIARVCSAYGLGGYVVCTPVEEHRRLARVLVSHWTEGGGGEANPDRRAALSTVQVVTDLQEARESVRKTTGQAPLVLATSAREGFMPWTEVARCLEVRPVLLVLGTGSGLADEVLRNVDGVLRPIRFMDPGNHLSVRSAASIMVDRILGDAR; this is encoded by the coding sequence GTGCGTTTCAACATCCTGACCATATTTCCCGAATTCTTCAGCTCGGTTCTTTCCTGTGGGCTTTTGTCCCGGGCCGTGGACTCCGGGCTGGTTGATTTCCAGGTTCTGGACCTCAGGGAGTTTAGCCAAGACAAGCATCGAAACACCGACGACCGTGTCTACGGAGGAGGGCCGGGGATGGTCATGATGGCCGATCCTCCCCTGTGTGCCTTGAAGAGTCTGGGACGGGAAACCAGAACCCTCCTGTTGACTCCCCGGGGGCGGGTCTTCGACCAGAACATGGCCCGGGATCTGGCCGGGGAGCGCGAGATCACCATCGTCTGCGGACGGTACGAAGGCATTGACGCCCGGCTCGAGGAACTCTGGGATCTGGAACTGGTCTCTTTGGGCCAGTTCGTCCTCAACGGCGGAGAGAGCGCGGCCATGTGCCTGGTGGAGGCTGTGTCCAGACTGCTGCCCGGATTCATGCATCACGCCGAATCCGCAGTGGAGGAGAGTTTTTCCGACGGACTTCTGGAGTATCCCCACTACACGAGGCCTGAACTCTACGAGGGCCTTCAAGTCCCGGAGGTTCTCCGCTCGGGGCATCACGGCCGGATCGCGGCCTGGCGTCGTGAGCAGTCCCTGCGGACAACCCTTCGACTGCGGCCTGGACTCTTGGCCGAGGCCCGGCTGACCGAGGCCGATATGGCCTTTCTACGAGAGGAACCTCGGCTCAGGGTGGGCAGGAATTTGCATCTGGCTCTTATCCACCACCCGGTCCTCAACCGGCGGGGGGAAGTGGTCACAACATCTTTGACAAACCTGGACGTACACGATATTGCCCGCGTTTGCTCAGCGTATGGTCTGGGTGGATATGTCGTGTGCACCCCGGTGGAGGAGCATCGCCGATTGGCACGAGTCCTCGTCTCTCATTGGACCGAGGGTGGCGGGGGTGAGGCCAATCCCGATCGAAGGGCGGCCCTGTCCACGGTCCAGGTCGTCACCGATCTTCAGGAGGCCAGGGAATCGGTCCGAAAGACCACAGGACAGGCCCCCCTGGTTTTGGCTACCAGCGCTCGGGAAGGGTTCATGCCCTGGACAGAAGTCGCCCGGTGCCTGGAGGTCAGACCGGTGCTCCTGGTTCTGGGAACTGGATCGGGACTGGCCGACGAGGTTCTTCGCAATGTCGACGGGGTCCTTCGGCCCATCCGGTTCATGGACCCGGGAAACCATCTCTCGGTCCGTTCGGCGGCATCCATCATGGTGGACAGAATTTTAGGCGACGCTCGCTGA
- a CDS encoding 50S ribosomal protein L19: MDVLKRIEQEQMRMDIPQFKAGDTIKVHVRIIEGEKERIQIFQGVVLRVKRGTTNASFVVRKVSDGVGVERVFPLHSPSIERIEMVSEGRVRQGRIYYLRKLKGKAARIKGKNTWN; encoded by the coding sequence ATGGACGTCTTGAAGAGAATCGAACAGGAACAGATGCGCATGGACATTCCCCAGTTCAAGGCCGGGGATACGATCAAGGTCCACGTGCGGATCATTGAAGGAGAGAAGGAGCGCATCCAGATCTTCCAGGGCGTGGTTTTGAGGGTCAAGCGGGGCACGACCAACGCGAGTTTCGTGGTCCGCAAGGTGTCCGACGGCGTCGGGGTCGAGCGGGTTTTCCCCCTGCACTCGCCGTCCATTGAACGGATCGAGATGGTCAGCGAGGGTCGGGTCCGCCAAGGGCGCATCTACTACCTCCGCAAGCTCAAGGGCAAGGCCGCCCGGATCAAGGGTAAGAACACCTGGAACTGA
- the rimM gene encoding 16S rRNA processing protein RimM: protein MDLVRIGRVLRSHGLRGELRIRIEAEIIPDFEKVARIYLASGSTKPRPHRILAARFHQNDPLLLIEGVEGRNEADERKGSAVYLRRVDLPERPDGMPFEDDLKGLEAVMPDERVLGLIEAVLRTPAHDVWSVRTPEGREVLFPAVPAFIRGFDRQRGRVLIDPPEGLLDIYIP from the coding sequence ATGGATCTCGTCCGCATCGGCCGCGTGCTCCGTTCCCACGGTCTAAGGGGTGAGCTGCGGATCCGGATCGAAGCGGAGATCATTCCCGATTTCGAAAAGGTCGCCCGGATCTATCTCGCATCCGGATCCACCAAGCCCAGGCCGCATCGCATCCTCGCGGCCCGGTTCCATCAGAACGACCCTCTTCTCCTGATCGAAGGCGTGGAGGGCAGAAACGAAGCCGACGAACGTAAAGGGTCCGCGGTGTATCTTCGTCGCGTTGATCTGCCAGAACGGCCCGACGGCATGCCGTTTGAGGATGATCTGAAAGGTCTGGAGGCGGTCATGCCGGACGAACGTGTCCTGGGCCTGATCGAAGCGGTGCTCCGGACTCCGGCCCATGATGTCTGGTCGGTTCGGACCCCGGAGGGTCGCGAGGTGCTTTTTCCGGCCGTACCGGCTTTCATTCGAGGTTTCGATCGCCAACGGGGCCGGGTTCTGATCGATCCGCCCGAGGGCTTGTTGGACATCTATATCCCCTGA